In Roseofilum capinflatum BLCC-M114, the DNA window GTGCTTAAAGTTGTGGATGGTATAGCACACCCGTTGATTTTCTAGTCCATGATACTTATACATTTCATAGAGCAACACGGGGACTAAACCGGTTTGCCAGTCATGACAATGGATGATATCGGGACGCTTGTTGGTTCTGAGAAGGAATTCTAGGGCTGCCTTAGAGAAGAAGGCAAAGCGCATGTTATCGTCTTTGCAGCCATAGTAACAGCCGCGATTGAAGAACAGATCGTCAGAGTGGGGATCGATGAAGAAACATAACCGTCCATGAACCCAACCACATAGGACATCGCAGTAAATGGCGGCTCCATACCAAGGAACTTCGAGATTGTGATAGGCTTCGTGCAAACCCCAAATTTGGTCGTAGCGCATACAGTCGTATTTGGGGAGGATGATTTCTACTCCAACTCCTCGGATTTCTAATTCTCGGCTCAGTCCATAAACGACATCCCCTAAACCTCCAGCTTTGATGACTGGAGCGCATTCAGAGGCGATCTGCACGATGTACATATTCACTCCTGGGTTCACAAAAGTTTATTCTCTCTGCTTTTATTCAAACATGAAGTCGGGGAATGGGGAATGGGGAATGGGGAATAGGCAATAGGCAATAGGCAATAGGCAATAGGCAATAGGCAATAGGCAATAGGGAATGGGGAATAGGCAATAGGCAATAGGCAATAGGCAATAGGCAATAGGCAATAGGCAATAGGGAATGGGGAATTGGGAATGGGGAATGGGGAATGGGGAATTGGGAATGGGGAATTGGGAATTGGGAATTGGGAATTGGGAATTGGGAATTGGGAATGGGGAATTGGGAATTGGGAGTTGGCATAAAAAACGCTAACTCCAGAAACGGAGTTAGCGTGGGGGAGTGGAGGTGAGTACGGGAAGTTAAGGGTACTCACGCTACCGGGATAACTAGCTTGCCAGAGTGTTGCTGCCATAAGTATCTAAGCTATATCCAGGGACGCGGTTGGTGTAGTCGGTTTCTTGACCGGTTACGGATTTGGCGATGCTGTTGAAGCCGTCAGAGTCCCAGTTGCGTTCGTGGATAGATTTGGTTTGTTCTCCCATGAAGTAGGCTTGAGTTCCGATTACAGAAGCAGCGACCCAACCAGCGATGAAGAGTAAGGAAAGAATGACTAAGTTAACCATGTTGTTCTCCTATGTGTGAACTTTTGTTTTGTTTCTTGTAAACTAATGTAACGAATTCTTGCTATATTTGTCAATATGATGTTAATCACAGTAGATTGTGACCTAGATCGCTGGGTAATGGGCAAACCATTCTTCACGCTATAATGCTGATTTTCTAGGCGGGTTATGGGAATGCACTCTCAAGCAAAATTGAGAGGATCGCACCTTATAAAGAAGGATATGAATGAAAATCTCGAAATTAAAGGCATTGTTGAGTTATTGGAGAATATTGGCGTATCCAAGTGTTTAAACGATCGCACCAGAGAACCTCTAATGGCTTCCTTAGAGGCGATCGATTTAGAACCGTTAGAAGTCTTATTCCGAGAGGCTGAAAAAGGGGATGCGCTCTACTTAGTGGCAGAGGGAGAACTAGAAGTATATAAAGGGGATGAGTTGAACTCACCCCTAATTTTAGGTCGTATCCAACCAGGAGAGTGGGTGGGGGAGCTGCAAGTTCTCTTAGGGGGCAAACGAACGGCATCGATTCGATCGCTCACGGCAAGTCAAGTGATTCGGTTTCCCAAAACTAATATGGTCGAGGCGATCGCCCAATGTCCAGAGCTGGGTCAATATTTCCTGGATCTGGTTCAACATCGCTTAAGGGAGCAGCAAATGACTGCTTTCTTCTCCCAAACCTTTGGCTACTTGGAAGACGATTGTATGCAAGAGTTAAAAGCTAAAGCGGAGTGGGTGCAACTGCGTCGAGGTGAGTGCTTGTGTCGTCAGGGAGAAGCAGGGGATAGTTTATATTGGGTCTTGCATGGACGGTTTAATACCTTGTTAGAAGATGATCGAGGTGAGATTAAAGTTTTAGGCACAATTGGTTCTGGGGAAATTATTGGTGAACTCTCAGTGATTACCCATGAACCGAGAAGTGCCAGCGTTTATGCTCTGCGAGACAGCTTGTTGATTCGCTATCGTCAAGCAGATTTTCAAGTTTTAATTCAACAGTATCCTGTGCTGCTACTGAAAACCACTGAGCGCTTAATTAAGCGGTTTAAGCAACGGGAGCGAGAATCTGGCGTAGTTAACCCAAAAATAGATCATCAAAATATTGCTATTTTACCGATCCATGAACCGACTTCTTTCAGGGAATTTACAGAATCTTTAGTCGCGGCTTTATCTAGCCATGGAGAAGTCTTGCATCTGAATCGCGATCGCCTGGCAGAAATATTAGACTTCCCGGATATTGCCGATGTCGATCCTGAAGAACCCCGTGGCGTAAGACTGCAACTCTGGCTCGAAGAACAGGAAAAACAGTATCGGTTTATTATTTTTGAAGGGGATGGCTCAGATTCTCCTTGGACACAACGCTGTATTCGACAAGCGGATCATTTGGTTTGGGTAGCTCTCTCTTCAGCCGATCCAGGGTTAACCCCTCTGGAAGAACGGGTGCAAGCGGAGCAAAATCCAGCCACCACCAGAGAACAAAGCTTGATTTTAATCCATGAAAATACGGAAAGCTTGCCCACCGGAACCCGATTTTGGTTAGAACCGAGAACTCTTTCTCTTCATCATCACGTGCGATCGCAACATCAGGGGGATATTGAACGGATCGGTCGCTTTTTAGCCGGTTGTGCGATCGGTTTAGCCCTCGGTGGAGGAGGGGGACGGGGAATGGCTCATATTGGCGTTTTTCACGCCTTAGAAATGATGGGTATTCCGATTGATTTTATTGGCGGAACCAGCATGGGATCGTTATTAGCCGCAGAATATGCCATGGGTTCAGATATTCCCACCATGATTGCTAGAGGTAAGGAAAATACAGCTAAGAATAATCCATTTACCACTGTGACGATTCCCGTTACCTCATTTCTGAGTCACAAAAAATTTGATCGGGGACTCAAATGGTTATATGGAGATATTCGCATTGAAGATTTGTGGATCAATTTTTTCGCCTGTTCCACCAATATCACCACAGGGCAGAAAAAAGTTCATCGTCGCGGTTTGGTTTGGCAAGCCATTCGCGCGTCGGCTGCTTTACCTGGCGCTTTTATTCCCTTTATTGACAATGGGGAACTGTTTATTGATGGGGGAGTAGTTGATAACGATCCCAGTTTAACGATGAAAGAACTCCATTCTGGGCCGATTATTCTATCGAGTGTTGCGCCCTGGTCGATGAATAAAATTGCGTTTTCCTACGAAGATTTTCCCTCTCCTTGGCAAATTCTCTGGAGCCGCATTAATCCTGGAATGAAGCCTATAGAATGTCCCGGTTTAATGGATTTCTTGGGGTTATCCATGGGAACTAAGAGCCTTTCTAATCTTCAGAAAACCTTTGCGGCTGCTGATATTGTTCTTACTCCACCTTTGCAGGATTATCCAGTATTCGAGGTGAGTAAAATTGATGAGCTGATTGAGATTGGTCGAGAGTATACCCTAGAACAACTCAAAGATCGGCCTGAGTTAGGGCATTAGGATTCAGACGGTTCTAGAGTAGCGAGATACCGTTCAATGAGGATAATGGCCACAATATCGTCAATGGGACGGGGAGGTTGGCGCATTCCTTGGGGAACCAGACGAGTTAAGCCCTTGGGAGGATACATTTTCCAGTAGCGATCGCCCGCTTCTAAGGTAGAATATCTCTCATCTACCTTGATGATTTCTAACGTTTCGGCAAACTCTGGCTTCAGTTTCGCTTCCCATGTTTTCGAGGTGGTTTGATTTCCCATGACCAACAGCGAAACCCCATATTGTTGAGACCAAGCCTTTAAAGTGGCGATCGCGCGATCGGAAGCAACGACCTCATGCTCCCATACCTGACCCTCTTCGGCCATCACCGCAATGCCACACTTATCTTTCCCCGGATCGAACCCCAAAATCATCAATTCTTCTACTGCCTACTTGTCCATATCCTCTCATTGTACGTTAGGGAAAATATGAATCGCTTGCAATTTCAGGCCACTTTGGAAGGATTAACGGCACGACGACGACAGGTGCTAAAGTTGGTGTTAGCAGGAGTCGGCGATCGGGCGATCGCCCAATCCCTGAATATCGAAACCTCCACGGTTCGCAAGCATATCGAAAACCTCTGTCGCGCTTTCGCCATTGAAAATGAGTTTCCCGACGATCGAACCTCGAAGCGTCCGGAATTAATTGCTCTATTCAATCAATACCAACCCGATTGGGTAACCACTCCCCAGATTTCATCTCCCTCTACCCCTTATCCCCTCTATAATCGAGACGTTTATATTCTCATCGATCAAAGCGGCTCCATGGTGCGTAAAGATGCAGATACAGGTAACCAAACTCGATATGAATACTTAGCAGAAATTGTAGAAGGACACTGTGCTGCAATTCTTGCCTATCGCCAGGAAGACCAGCGAATCTGCGATCGGCTCACCCTCCACTTTTTTAGTCGTCAGCGCACCCCTCCTTCCCCCATCACTATTACCGATCCATCAAAAATTCACAAACTATTTATCGAAAATCAACCCAAAACCAAAACTTTTATTACTCCAACCCTCGAACACTCCATAAATAGCTGGATTAGTCAACCCCATCCCATTGCCAACGGAGCCTTTTTTATCATCTATACCGATGGTCAATTTGACGATGAAGAGCAATTCATTGAACATCTGAAAACCCTCTGTCAACATATCGATCATCACAGTCAAGCCAAAGCGATCGTTTTAGGATTAGGAGAAGATATTAATATTGAACATTTTCTGACTCTAGACTTTAACTTCCATAAAACCATGGCAGCCAATATTTTTATCTTTGACTTAATTAACGAAGTGGATGATATTATTGAACTGCTTTCGCGCCAACTCACAGAAACCCCCCATCTAGCATTTCCCGACTGGGTAAAAATCCGCTATCCCCAGGTTGTTGAACAAGCCTTATTAATCAAAGAATAATACTGAATCCTGCTCCCCATACCCTGATTCTGACATTTGCTACCCCCTGATTCAGGGTTTATAGCTAGAACTTTTAGTCCACTCCCTTGGCTCCGTTCCATCCATTGCGGACGATCGCCTGGTGAAAAAAATTCAGATTATATTAAGCCTTACGAATTTTAGAACCATTTTCAAGAACCACAGGATAGTCTATAGGAAAGTGATAATTGAATTCACAAAGAGTCTATGATGATGGAAGCAGAACTCCAAAATTCTCTACTTGGCATTCCAGAGTACCTCAGTATGGGCTGGTCTGAGTTTAGAAAAAATATTCAAATCTTTTTGATTTTTCTTCTGATATCGAGTTTACCTCTTCTCATTCTGGAAGAATTTGAGCAACTTCCTGCGGGGCTAGAAATTTTGCTCTCCATTATCTCTAGTGTCCTGGTGATAGTTGTTGGACTCGCCATACCCGATGTCGTTGAGCGCTCCATTCGAGGTCAGAGTGTAGAA includes these proteins:
- a CDS encoding photosystem II protein, Psb35-related, translating into MVNLVILSLLFIAGWVAASVIGTQAYFMGEQTKSIHERNWDSDGFNSIAKSVTGQETDYTNRVPGYSLDTYGSNTLAS
- a CDS encoding cyclic nucleotide-binding domain-containing protein, whose product is MNENLEIKGIVELLENIGVSKCLNDRTREPLMASLEAIDLEPLEVLFREAEKGDALYLVAEGELEVYKGDELNSPLILGRIQPGEWVGELQVLLGGKRTASIRSLTASQVIRFPKTNMVEAIAQCPELGQYFLDLVQHRLREQQMTAFFSQTFGYLEDDCMQELKAKAEWVQLRRGECLCRQGEAGDSLYWVLHGRFNTLLEDDRGEIKVLGTIGSGEIIGELSVITHEPRSASVYALRDSLLIRYRQADFQVLIQQYPVLLLKTTERLIKRFKQRERESGVVNPKIDHQNIAILPIHEPTSFREFTESLVAALSSHGEVLHLNRDRLAEILDFPDIADVDPEEPRGVRLQLWLEEQEKQYRFIIFEGDGSDSPWTQRCIRQADHLVWVALSSADPGLTPLEERVQAEQNPATTREQSLILIHENTESLPTGTRFWLEPRTLSLHHHVRSQHQGDIERIGRFLAGCAIGLALGGGGGRGMAHIGVFHALEMMGIPIDFIGGTSMGSLLAAEYAMGSDIPTMIARGKENTAKNNPFTTVTIPVTSFLSHKKFDRGLKWLYGDIRIEDLWINFFACSTNITTGQKKVHRRGLVWQAIRASAALPGAFIPFIDNGELFIDGGVVDNDPSLTMKELHSGPIILSSVAPWSMNKIAFSYEDFPSPWQILWSRINPGMKPIECPGLMDFLGLSMGTKSLSNLQKTFAAADIVLTPPLQDYPVFEVSKIDELIEIGREYTLEQLKDRPELGH
- a CDS encoding pre-16S rRNA-processing nuclease YqgF is translated as MILGFDPGKDKCGIAVMAEEGQVWEHEVVASDRAIATLKAWSQQYGVSLLVMGNQTTSKTWEAKLKPEFAETLEIIKVDERYSTLEAGDRYWKMYPPKGLTRLVPQGMRQPPRPIDDIVAIILIERYLATLEPSES
- a CDS encoding LuxR C-terminal-related transcriptional regulator, which translates into the protein MNRLQFQATLEGLTARRRQVLKLVLAGVGDRAIAQSLNIETSTVRKHIENLCRAFAIENEFPDDRTSKRPELIALFNQYQPDWVTTPQISSPSTPYPLYNRDVYILIDQSGSMVRKDADTGNQTRYEYLAEIVEGHCAAILAYRQEDQRICDRLTLHFFSRQRTPPSPITITDPSKIHKLFIENQPKTKTFITPTLEHSINSWISQPHPIANGAFFIIYTDGQFDDEEQFIEHLKTLCQHIDHHSQAKAIVLGLGEDINIEHFLTLDFNFHKTMAANIFIFDLINEVDDIIELLSRQLTETPHLAFPDWVKIRYPQVVEQALLIKE